In the genome of Hymenobacter taeanensis, one region contains:
- a CDS encoding SMP-30/gluconolactonase/LRE family protein, producing MLHFLPSRFIMQRALLLLAVSGSLLVSASSCSDDDDNDNSPTPPEAVAFTQANLYPEGVQYDAKNNRYLVSSQTSGTVGQVRDDGTYSAFAENTALVSSIGMNLDDSRNRLLVAVSDPGYNSQRTSAATQRKLARLAIFNRDNGQLLSTVDLGGLRPALNHFANDIAVDAQGNAYVTDSFSPIIYKVDAQGTATVFLENTQLAAPASMFGLNGIVFHPDGYLLVAKSDEGALFKVPISNPAGFTKVTVSQDLKGADGMLLQDNNTLQVVTNAQAKVYRLTTTNAWGAATVSGTFTTPPQYPTTLARREGSDSYVLYSNLNALQANQTPPVSVFTIARVRF from the coding sequence ATGCTTCACTTTCTTCCTTCCCGTTTCATTATGCAACGCGCCTTACTTCTGCTGGCGGTGAGCGGCAGCTTACTGGTTTCTGCCTCCAGCTGCTCCGATGATGACGACAACGATAACAGCCCTACTCCGCCCGAAGCGGTAGCTTTCACCCAGGCCAACCTCTACCCCGAAGGAGTGCAGTACGACGCCAAAAACAACCGGTATCTAGTGAGCTCCCAAACAAGCGGCACGGTAGGCCAGGTGCGGGATGATGGTACGTATAGTGCCTTTGCCGAAAATACCGCGTTGGTTTCCAGTATTGGCATGAACCTCGACGACAGCAGGAACCGCCTGCTGGTGGCGGTATCAGACCCCGGTTACAACTCCCAGCGTACTTCTGCGGCTACTCAGCGCAAGCTGGCGCGGCTGGCTATCTTCAACCGCGATAATGGCCAACTGCTTTCTACCGTTGACTTGGGTGGCCTACGGCCGGCCCTAAACCACTTTGCCAATGATATTGCCGTTGATGCCCAGGGCAATGCTTACGTAACCGACAGCTTCTCTCCCATTATTTATAAGGTGGATGCGCAAGGCACCGCTACTGTATTTCTGGAGAACACGCAGTTGGCGGCACCGGCGAGCATGTTTGGGCTCAATGGCATTGTATTCCACCCTGATGGCTACCTGCTAGTGGCTAAATCCGACGAGGGCGCTCTGTTTAAAGTGCCCATCAGCAACCCAGCTGGCTTTACCAAAGTTACGGTTAGTCAAGACCTAAAGGGCGCCGATGGCATGCTGCTTCAAGATAATAATACGCTGCAGGTGGTAACCAATGCGCAAGCCAAAGTGTACCGCCTCACCACCACCAATGCCTGGGGCGCGGCTACCGTGTCGGGTACGTTTACTACGCCACCTCAATACCCTACCACGCTGGCCCGCCGTGAGGGCTCCGATAGCTACGTGCTATACTCTAACCTGAACGCACTGCAGGCCAATCAAACCCCGCCGGTATCGGTGTTCACTATTGCGCGGGTGCGCTTTTAG
- a CDS encoding PAS domain S-box protein, with protein sequence MDSNLPSPEQDMPDASAAMRHLRDRAERTRLVAESMDEKTPEEVRRLVQELQIHQIELEMQYEELQRAQAESEAMRGQYVDLYDFAPVGYCTLTRRGEIRQLNLHLSHLLGLPRRSLLGRRFGLFINPEHRNQLGEFLDKVWHSGLRQTCALQMARHDGSPFYARLEGLAFQDALEEQFCRLVVIDITPQQEAAKALGASELRFRTLFEKSSDAVLLVENECYIDCNDAALRLIGAVDKRQVIGKKILDLSPDFQPGGRRSTELVQQHMQQAQRQGNHRFEWYQQRLNGEDMWLEIVLTVLEVDSSTVMHVIWRDVTERKRNEQRLIASEERLRLALASSGMGVWVWELTSDELYWDQRAQEIIGHPFDANPVPFSRLHNAIHPEDLPRATAVLQQAMQQHQPFDLEHRVIWPNGSIRHVTVSGQVLPGEPRRLTGLIRDVTVRRQEQEELNYKNRLLEHILGNTPVVLGRMTPRGEILELVGHGLRRMGMADNELAGQNILEVYPNAAKHVQKLLAGQNVGFITSVVFYGENLYYQNYGFFDEQKQQAVIFSLDVTASEQVKAQLRSEKEFTERLLDSSVDAIAALDQNGKVTAWNRTAALQTGVSPAQALGQCLWETPLGQPYAGLQELVAQVLAGEPVTRLAMKDMTPLGGYFDLYLVPLTRAEEHIGALLIMRDVTEREELLAETTRLKLRQQKAVLEAILTAQEEERRRIAEALHNGVGQLLYAIKLHLEHTAELPRSSPSFGLLDEAIRTTRSISFELTPGVLEDFGLETAVKELVKRIPRPPIRLQSHIPRDLPRTLQIAVYRIVQELLNNVMKHAQAGEVFIYLEKEDDHLHLSVEDDGVGFDNQRLSKITGIGLSSIRSRVELLNGQFSLESRPGHGTIVNIQLPVA encoded by the coding sequence ATGGACTCCAACCTTCCCTCGCCAGAACAAGACATGCCAGATGCTTCGGCGGCCATGCGCCACCTGCGCGACCGGGCAGAACGCACCCGTCTGGTGGCGGAGAGTATGGATGAGAAAACGCCTGAGGAGGTGCGGCGCCTAGTCCAGGAGCTGCAAATCCATCAGATTGAGCTGGAAATGCAGTATGAGGAACTGCAACGAGCGCAGGCGGAAAGTGAAGCTATGCGCGGCCAGTACGTTGACTTGTATGACTTTGCGCCCGTGGGATACTGCACACTCACGAGAAGAGGAGAAATCAGGCAGCTAAACCTGCACCTAAGCCACCTGCTGGGCCTGCCGCGCCGCAGCTTACTGGGTAGGCGCTTTGGGTTGTTTATCAACCCAGAGCATCGGAACCAGTTGGGCGAGTTTCTGGATAAGGTGTGGCACTCTGGGCTCCGGCAGACGTGCGCCCTGCAAATGGCCCGCCACGATGGCTCGCCGTTCTATGCGCGCCTGGAGGGGCTGGCGTTTCAGGATGCGCTGGAAGAACAATTCTGCCGCCTGGTGGTGATTGACATAACGCCCCAGCAGGAGGCTGCCAAAGCATTAGGTGCCAGCGAGCTGCGTTTCCGGACATTGTTTGAGAAAAGCTCAGATGCCGTACTGCTGGTAGAAAATGAGTGTTACATTGACTGCAATGATGCGGCCCTGCGCCTAATTGGTGCCGTTGATAAACGCCAGGTAATTGGTAAAAAGATACTAGACTTATCTCCTGATTTTCAGCCGGGTGGGCGGCGTTCCACTGAACTCGTGCAGCAGCATATGCAGCAAGCTCAGCGCCAGGGCAACCACCGCTTTGAGTGGTACCAGCAGCGGCTGAATGGCGAGGATATGTGGCTGGAGATTGTGCTCACGGTGCTGGAAGTAGACAGCAGTACCGTGATGCACGTGATCTGGCGCGACGTTACGGAGCGCAAGCGCAACGAGCAGCGCCTGATTGCCAGCGAGGAGCGGCTGCGCTTAGCACTGGCAAGCTCAGGTATGGGCGTATGGGTGTGGGAACTGACGTCGGATGAGTTGTACTGGGACCAGCGTGCGCAGGAGATAATAGGCCATCCATTTGATGCTAATCCGGTGCCTTTTAGTAGGCTCCATAATGCAATCCACCCCGAGGATCTACCTCGCGCAACAGCCGTGTTGCAGCAGGCTATGCAGCAGCACCAGCCCTTTGATCTGGAGCACCGTGTAATATGGCCTAATGGCAGTATTCGCCACGTAACGGTCAGCGGCCAGGTGCTGCCAGGAGAGCCGCGGCGCCTCACTGGCCTCATCCGCGATGTAACCGTGCGTCGGCAGGAACAGGAAGAATTGAACTACAAAAACCGGCTTCTGGAGCACATTCTGGGCAATACCCCGGTAGTGCTGGGGCGCATGACTCCCAGGGGCGAAATTCTGGAGCTTGTGGGCCACGGCCTACGCCGGATGGGAATGGCAGATAATGAGCTGGCCGGCCAAAACATACTGGAGGTGTACCCTAACGCAGCCAAGCACGTGCAAAAGTTACTGGCCGGCCAGAATGTTGGCTTTATTACCAGCGTCGTGTTTTATGGCGAAAACCTGTACTACCAGAACTACGGATTTTTTGATGAGCAAAAGCAGCAAGCCGTTATCTTCTCCCTTGATGTAACTGCCTCAGAGCAGGTAAAAGCACAACTGCGCTCTGAGAAAGAGTTTACTGAGCGTTTACTCGACAGCAGCGTAGATGCCATTGCGGCCCTCGACCAGAACGGGAAAGTGACGGCCTGGAACCGTACGGCGGCGTTACAGACGGGGGTGAGCCCGGCCCAAGCCCTGGGCCAGTGCCTCTGGGAAACGCCTCTGGGCCAACCCTACGCTGGGTTACAAGAGCTGGTAGCGCAGGTGCTGGCCGGAGAGCCCGTTACGCGCCTGGCCATGAAAGACATGACCCCCCTAGGTGGCTACTTCGACCTGTACCTGGTGCCTCTCACCCGGGCTGAGGAGCATATTGGTGCCCTGCTTATCATGCGCGACGTAACGGAGCGGGAAGAGCTGCTGGCTGAAACTACCCGCCTCAAGCTACGCCAGCAAAAAGCGGTGCTGGAGGCCATCCTGACTGCTCAGGAGGAAGAGCGCCGCCGTATTGCCGAGGCGCTGCACAATGGCGTTGGTCAGCTGCTGTACGCCATTAAGCTGCACTTAGAGCATACTGCCGAGCTGCCGCGCTCCAGCCCCAGCTTTGGGCTGCTGGATGAAGCTATTCGTACTACCCGCAGCATTTCCTTTGAGCTAACCCCCGGGGTGTTAGAAGATTTTGGCCTGGAAACGGCCGTAAAAGAGCTGGTGAAACGCATTCCTCGGCCTCCCATCCGGCTACAGTCTCATATTCCCCGTGATCTGCCCAGAACCTTGCAAATTGCCGTGTATCGCATTGTGCAGGAGCTGCTTAACAATGTTATGAAACATGCCCAGGCGGGCGAAGTCTTTATTTACTTGGAGAAAGAAGACGACCATCTGCACCTAAGCGTGGAGGATGATGGCGTTGGGTTTGATAATCAGCGCCTGAGTAAGATAACTGGTATTGGGCTGAGTAGCATCCGTAGCCGGGTAGAGCTGCTCAACGGGCAGTTCAGCCTGGAGTCGAGGCCGGGGCACGGTACCATTGTGAATATACAGTTGCCAGTGGCCTAG
- a CDS encoding PAS domain-containing protein, with protein MEPAVETTHNDAFRFLADMIPQLVWFTDPTGFHTYFNQRWTDFTGYTLADSVGPDMWNNLLHPDDRMRAREVWGRSLATGEFYEIEYRFKSKNNDYRWFLGQAQPQRDEDGQITQWYGTCTDIHEQKMTELALRKREQELQQAYDDLEVKVTFRNLELEREVQQLRQQLASM; from the coding sequence ATGGAGCCAGCCGTAGAAACGACCCACAACGATGCCTTTCGCTTTTTGGCCGATATGATTCCGCAGCTCGTGTGGTTTACTGACCCCACGGGCTTCCATACCTACTTCAATCAGCGCTGGACCGATTTTACGGGCTACACCCTGGCCGACAGTGTGGGGCCGGATATGTGGAACAACCTCCTGCACCCCGATGACCGCATGCGGGCCCGCGAAGTATGGGGCCGTTCCCTGGCAACCGGCGAGTTCTATGAGATTGAGTACCGTTTTAAGTCAAAGAATAACGACTACCGTTGGTTTCTCGGCCAGGCTCAGCCGCAGCGCGACGAAGACGGCCAGATTACGCAGTGGTACGGTACCTGCACCGATATTCATGAACAGAAAATGACCGAGCTGGCCTTGCGCAAGCGGGAGCAGGAGTTGCAACAGGCCTACGACGACTTAGAAGTGAAGGTGACGTTCCGGAATCTGGAGCTAGAGCGCGAGGTGCAGCAATTACGCCAGCAGCTCGCCAGCATGTAA
- a CDS encoding CheR family methyltransferase encodes MPSRTGAAIVVVTHLGPQQGELVEVLQGFTSLPVTQATDGQRVQRDHVYVIPPNSDLSLLHGVLLLLAPTQPQGRRLPIDFFLQSLAKDAQDRAICIILSGLGSDGTIGLKMVMENFGMVMVQQPDTALFDSMPRSAIATEFVDFVLPPEDMPGKLLEYIERPLLTRPPRELTPESKTKPAHALQKIFMLIRGQTGHDFTYYKRNTLFRRIERRMNSHQIKEFTHYVRYLQENPQEVEMLFKELLIGVTKFFRDKEAFEGLRTHLIPLLIKKPADSTVRVWAPGSSTGEEAYSLAMLLLECLEHVDPHKYLKIQIFATDINPEGIDYARLGLYPENIAADVSPERLRRFFHKVDGGYQIRKEVRDVVVFALHNLSKDAPFTKLDLLCCRNLLIYLSSDLQRNLLPIFHYALNPGGLMFLGPSENVTGFQDMFIPLDIKWKISRRSESVASLTRLANFPFSLTRHPAAPVHPVGLMNASTPRRESGAFATLVQKVLLRYYAPPAVVINSKGDILFVNGRTGKYLEPAPGLSGMNLFDMAREELNFEISGAVHRATQNRQDAVLEEVRLKTDNGYELLRLTVKYLSEPDTLAGLLMVVFEDLPSPKRNRGRKKLDLQEPDGRDAVVVALEKELKYTKFRLQTTIEEMESSVEELKSTNEELQSANEELQSTNEEAMTNKEEMQSLNEELMTLNMQYLSKTDELSQAANDMKNLLDSTELAIIFLDNEMVIKRFTPSVGRIINLLPTDVGRPIMHFANNLKHSALAEDVQLVLNRLLTLESNIQSNNGEWYVMRILPYRTLDNYISGAVITFTEVTSLKRLEQQLQESARFAESIIETVREPLLALDRDLRVLTVSRAFATQFQLNAEAVKGESLNTLSGGAWSQPDLHRRLLKLINSEAREFDNLELQADFPEVGHRHLRLYGRRISSQGNKTDRILLSIEIL; translated from the coding sequence TTGCCTTCCCGTACCGGCGCGGCCATTGTGGTGGTTACCCATTTGGGGCCTCAGCAGGGGGAGCTAGTAGAAGTATTGCAGGGCTTTACCTCCCTGCCCGTAACGCAGGCCACTGATGGCCAGCGGGTGCAGCGCGACCACGTGTACGTGATTCCGCCTAACTCCGACTTGAGCCTGCTGCACGGTGTGCTGCTGTTACTTGCCCCCACCCAGCCGCAGGGGCGCCGCCTGCCCATTGATTTCTTCTTGCAAAGCTTGGCCAAAGATGCCCAGGACCGCGCCATTTGCATCATCTTGTCGGGGCTGGGCTCCGATGGGACCATTGGCCTGAAAATGGTGATGGAGAACTTTGGGATGGTTATGGTGCAGCAGCCTGACACGGCTCTGTTCGACTCGATGCCGCGTTCGGCTATTGCCACTGAGTTCGTTGACTTTGTGCTACCCCCAGAGGATATGCCTGGTAAGCTGCTGGAGTACATAGAGCGCCCCTTGCTCACGCGCCCCCCGCGTGAGCTGACCCCTGAGTCTAAAACCAAGCCCGCCCACGCCCTCCAGAAGATCTTCATGCTCATCAGGGGGCAAACCGGCCACGACTTTACCTACTACAAGCGCAATACGCTTTTCAGGCGCATTGAGCGGCGTATGAACTCTCATCAGATCAAGGAGTTTACGCACTATGTACGCTACCTTCAGGAAAACCCGCAGGAGGTAGAGATGCTCTTTAAAGAGCTGCTAATTGGGGTAACCAAGTTCTTCCGTGACAAGGAGGCTTTTGAGGGCCTGCGCACCCATTTGATTCCACTGCTCATCAAGAAGCCCGCCGACAGTACCGTGCGGGTGTGGGCGCCGGGCTCTTCTACCGGCGAAGAGGCCTACTCGCTGGCCATGCTGCTGCTGGAGTGCCTAGAGCACGTAGACCCGCACAAGTATCTCAAAATTCAGATCTTCGCCACCGACATCAACCCCGAAGGAATTGATTACGCCCGGCTAGGCCTCTACCCCGAGAACATTGCCGCCGACGTGAGCCCGGAGCGTCTGCGCCGCTTCTTTCATAAGGTAGATGGCGGCTATCAGATCCGGAAAGAAGTGCGCGATGTGGTGGTGTTTGCCTTGCACAACCTAAGCAAGGATGCCCCTTTTACCAAGCTGGATTTACTGTGCTGCCGCAACCTGCTCATTTATCTCTCCAGTGATCTGCAACGGAACCTGCTGCCCATATTCCACTACGCGCTTAACCCCGGCGGCCTGATGTTTCTGGGGCCTTCCGAGAACGTGACGGGCTTCCAGGATATGTTTATTCCGCTGGATATCAAATGGAAAATCTCCCGTCGCTCAGAGTCGGTAGCTTCCCTTACCCGGTTGGCCAATTTCCCCTTTTCTCTTACTCGCCATCCGGCTGCGCCGGTTCATCCCGTAGGTCTTATGAACGCATCTACTCCCCGTCGTGAAAGTGGTGCCTTTGCGACGCTGGTACAAAAAGTACTGCTGCGCTATTATGCACCGCCGGCGGTGGTCATCAACAGCAAAGGCGACATCCTGTTCGTGAACGGGCGTACGGGCAAGTACCTGGAGCCTGCCCCTGGCCTAAGCGGCATGAACCTGTTTGACATGGCGCGCGAAGAGCTTAACTTTGAAATAAGCGGGGCAGTGCACCGGGCCACGCAAAACCGACAGGATGCTGTGCTGGAAGAGGTGCGTCTGAAAACAGACAATGGCTATGAGCTGCTCCGCCTTACGGTGAAGTACCTCTCGGAGCCGGATACGCTGGCGGGGCTGCTGATGGTGGTGTTTGAAGACCTCCCATCGCCAAAGCGTAACCGGGGCCGCAAAAAGCTGGACTTGCAGGAGCCTGACGGGCGCGATGCCGTGGTGGTGGCCCTGGAAAAGGAGCTTAAATACACTAAGTTCCGGCTGCAAACCACCATTGAGGAAATGGAAAGCAGCGTGGAGGAGCTTAAGAGCACCAATGAGGAACTGCAAAGCGCCAACGAGGAGCTGCAAAGCACCAATGAGGAGGCCATGACCAACAAGGAGGAGATGCAGAGCCTCAATGAGGAGCTCATGACCCTGAACATGCAGTACCTCAGCAAAACCGATGAACTCTCGCAGGCCGCCAACGACATGAAGAACCTGCTCGACTCTACGGAGCTGGCCATCATCTTCCTGGATAATGAAATGGTGATAAAGCGGTTTACGCCATCGGTGGGGCGCATCATCAACCTGCTGCCTACTGACGTGGGGCGCCCCATTATGCACTTTGCCAACAACCTGAAGCACTCGGCCCTGGCCGAAGACGTGCAGCTGGTGCTCAACCGCCTCCTGACGCTGGAGTCTAACATTCAGTCCAACAATGGGGAGTGGTACGTGATGCGCATTTTGCCCTACCGCACCCTCGATAACTACATCAGTGGGGCCGTAATCACCTTTACGGAGGTAACGAGCCTCAAGCGTCTGGAACAGCAGCTGCAGGAAAGTGCCCGCTTTGCCGAGAGCATCATTGAAACCGTGCGCGAGCCTTTGCTGGCTCTCGACCGCGACCTGCGGGTGCTAACGGTGAGCCGGGCCTTTGCCACGCAGTTTCAGCTGAATGCAGAGGCCGTGAAAGGAGAGTCCTTGAACACGCTTTCGGGTGGGGCCTGGAGCCAGCCTGATTTGCACCGCCGGCTGCTAAAGCTCATCAACAGCGAAGCCCGTGAGTTTGACAACCTAGAGCTGCAAGCCGACTTTCCGGAGGTAGGCCACCGCCATTTGCGGCTGTACGGGCGGCGCATCTCCAGCCAGGGTAATAAAACTGATCGGATACTGCTCAGTATCGAAATCCTGTAA